The stretch of DNA ATGTTCCCACTTTCATTCTCTTATTTTCATTGTACCAATTAGGAAAGCGATAACTCTATTTCCGTCGAAGCACTCGCGGCATAGAATGCGGAAGGAAAGACATAAAGTTCCATCATAcaaatttatatcaatttaataaatatagtaatGCATTATGCATACATCACGAAAAGTTAAATGTAACTCGTgttatttattcttaaaatgATAGAGTTCGTTGGTTGAATGAGATTTTGATAAATGCATTGTGTAAtctattaaacaaaatattttatcagaTTTGTTTGGATTAAATTTCCAGTTTCCTTTTATAATCTGACTTAATCTAGTTTTAAGTATTAAGTTGagttaattaagttaaaattaaaaaaaattaaaaattgtaatcgTAAAAgtattaacttaattaaaaatagggTTACATATGGTTTTGTTCTTCAACATTCAGTGAAAATTATAACTAGTCCTTGTTGAaaactttgaatcaatttagtccatTAACTCTGTAAATgagtaaatttagtcattttattaagtttctttgacgtttcaaacatatTTCGCACATTTCactatagtattttagtttgtttatactatttgataCATCTTCACTTGAATGTTAATTgagaaacacgtttgaaatgttaaataaacttaaaaataattggtttaaaagactaaattcacgtatttctaaagataagggactaaattgattTAAGGTTTCCAAgggagactaattccaattttaactaaaatgtaAAGGAGAATAACGACTTTTTTGTATTTGGGGGCCCTTCTATCTTTAACTCCAATTTGTAAAAAAGGgtccgtctattttttttttgcgaaaCAAGGTCAAGtcgacttcacctttaatgtcgtcctccaTCTAGccagtttcattttttttttcaaaaaacaaagTCGTTAGGGGCGAGTCCGGTTTCTGTTCATGTGAACAGTGAAGTTGTCTTCATAGacgacgacttcacttttagGTTTTTTTTCGAACAATAAgtggtaaaaaaaattggaataaaaaaataaacattaatatattttaacattgattaaaaattaaaatacaacaattaAGTTAGTAGAAATTAATAAGATAGTCATCTATGTCCTTTCGTCTTCTGGGTCTGTTGGGTCGTCTTGGTGGTTGTTGGTGGTGTGGttgatcatcatcatcatcatcatcatcttcatcttgatGACTTTGGGGATTTTAGGGATGGTGAACCGTTATTTAGGGCGATTGGGAAGGCATTGGCGGAGGATAGAATGACATTAATGATGAAGACCCTGGATAATGGGTAGATGATGTTGTCATGGTTGTGGTGCCAAACATCTGTGATGGACCAGCACCATAACTTGACTGATGCGGGAAGAAACCATATGAGGAAGGGACGTGTTGGAATGAGGTGTTTGGTGGGTTGCCAAATTGAGGATGTGAATGTCCAAACATTAGACCCTGACCCATAGACGACTGTCCAAAAAATTGGTGGGGATGATGTATAAAATCTGGAGAAGACCCAACATGGCCAGTGTAGGGTTGTGAAACAGGCTGGGAAGGTTCTTGTGACATATcatactataaaataaatagcaGGGTTATTGCCATGAATAAGTatgcataataaacaaatgtaCAACATTATAGTAAAAGTAACCTCATCGTCGAAAGATTCTGTAGATGGAGATATATAGCAGATAGTGTGGTTTATGTACCACTGCATGTACGGTGTTTGATCACGCAAATGACCATTTTCGCAGAACGGTGTACCTTGAATGACCCGATTTTGTCGATCATTCCAAATTGTAATCCACTGGTGATGATATGCTACCCAATCTCTGTCATTTCACCCCCTCAAGTCATCCCTGTGAACTTGATCCAGGTTAACCGGGTTAGGCAAAATGTTTTGTCTTAAACCAAATTGACGCATGACCCTATCCGCATGATATATTTCCATTATCGCGAAATAAATTATAGGGACTGTTGCTCTGGCCACTAGAGGGATGTCAACCACAATCAATCGACTAACTTCGTTTTGAATGTAAGGCTTCCACAAGAACTGAAACAAAATTCTAGACATTAGTTTCAAatgttaaaaaacaaaaatctttcaATTACCTGTCTTGTACGTATTTGATCAAATCTCAACCGAAATTCACTAACTGAAATCGAACTATAATTTGTTTGATGCGTTGGGTTCATCCACCTAAAAAAAGTGTACCAATTTCAAGTTAGttaaattacaagaaaaaaatttaatctaaaatttagcTTTTACCTTCTATAAACGGGGAAACCATCCCCATTAGCCACCTCCTTATCACTTAAAGGCTGAAGTTGGCTCGAACCCGCATAGCCAGTGAGCTCAACCCGTTTCGACCCAtaaccacaaaaaaaattatttttacaaccCGACCCGGCTCTAACTCGTGGTGAGCCGGATTGGCTCACAGGTTCTGGCTCACATTGACATCTCTAGTGGAGCTATAGAAGTAATCCTCTCCCACGCCCAACAGTGTAACAGAATCATGCATCCATCAATATCAAGCAATACCATATCGACAATGATTATAGATTTGTGGTTGTTGAGAGCAAAtctgataaatatatatatcgATATGCCGACTACAAAAAAGGTTGCCCATGGCGTTTACAGGCTGCTTATAGCAAGCGGAGTTTCCATTGGGAAATTAGAAAGATTGACGAATCACACATGTGTTTGTCAACCATGCAACCTGCATATCATGTCAATCTTGATTCCAACCAAAATTTTTCTATTGTGATGAACTCTGTAAAGGAAAATCCTTCCATACCTATTAAAAGTTTGATAGCTGAAATAAAAAATCGCTTCGGATATTCAATTTCATATGACAAAGCTTGGAATGGTAAGCAAAAAGCGTTTGCTAAGGAgtttgaagattgggaagagcCTTACAATGAACTTCCCAGGTGGTATCAAGCTGTACAAGAAAGTAATCTCGGCACAATAATTCAATGCACTGGACCTCCTGTAGTTGTAAGTGGCCAACCTGACCCTTCTTGCTATATTATGGAACACGTATTTCGGTCTTTTGGACCATGCATCCAAGGATTTAATTATTGCAAGCCAGTTGTACAAGTAGATGGCATATAGACCTAACCTCATACATTCATCCAGTTCATAGCCTCTATAATATCAACAAAGCATATGATATACAATTTTATCCAGTTAAGAACAAAGAATATTGGTCCATATATATTGGACCAAATTTCATTCCAGACCCAAACGTGCGTCGTAGGGTAAGGGGAAGACCACCAACTAATAGAATCCATAATGAGATGGATGAACCAAATCCCAATAAACGAAGTAAATGTTCATATTGTATAAATGAAGGACATATAGGGGCAATTATCCCTATCGTCAGTAATTTATTGCTTTATCCAATATTCTAGTTCATTTTTattatgtcatttttattaCGTAAGTTTTattatgtcatttttattatctaatatattttattaaattaatttattgtaccaataaaaaataattaccaaaaaaataaatataatttctactattaacaaaattttgtaaaaagaaaatatataaaaactacaaggttaaaaaaacagaaaagtgaaaaatttgaaaaaaaaaaggcttaaatatacatttggtccctatttttcttgattttattcaatttggtccgtattttcgttttatgttcaattaggtcctatttttgtcaatttggtccttttcattaacgttgtttaaatagttaacgtttttgaacagtacatgccacatatcagctcctggtttttttgatttttttttttaattttttttaatttttttttaatttttttaaaatttttaaaaatttcttttaaaatttttttcatttcaaaaaaatgatccacatgtcaagtcacaattgtgccacgtgtcaatactagtgccacgtgtcagtttgtggtagtatttttttttgttcaatttagtccccatattcgttatttttgttcaatttagtcccaatttttattaaaataaatcaattttgtcattttcaaattgacactaaatttaatatcttttatacaaattatattaatatattttctaaaattgacctttaaatttattattttttaaattcaattataaattattaaatttaattataaattgaataaattcttatatttaatttctaaatagaatataattatttaaaatattataagtatataattattaatttttttctaatatttatattctaaaatatttttaaaattgatatataaaaatattttatctattcaaaatattttagaaaaataaactaatatttgtaaaattaacatttacatataaaatattttaaattttaatatctaaaatgcaataaaaatattaaatattttaaatttaaatgtaaattttacaaatgttaatatatatttttaaaattttaataattatattttaattatattctatttaacaattgaatctaaaaattatattcaattactaattaaatattataatttataattaaatttaaaaaataagtagtaataatgtcaattttaaaaattaaatggttttattttaacaaaatttgggactaaattaaataaaaataacgaatatagggactgaattgaacaaaaataacgaatataaggactaaattgaacaaaaaaaataatactaccagaaattgacacgtggcacaattgtgacttaacacgtggacactttttttgaatttaaaaaaaattaaaaaaatttaaaaaaaatttaaaaaaatttaaaaaaaatcaaaaaaaccaggagctgacacgcggcatgtactgttaaaaaacgttaactatttaaacacccttagtaaaaaggaccaaattgaccacaatttgacgaaaatgaggacctaattgaacataaaacgaaaatagggaccaaattgaataaaatcaacaaaaatagggaccaaatgtatatttaagccaaaaaaaaaataaaactgcaaTGTAAGACccctttttttctattttacacTTTGTCCTAAGGAGGggttgggcctggccttttcgagGGCCCAAGACCAACCCACTTTGGACCCCCAAGACCCCCTCGTAGTCCCTCACTCTTCATTCTGTCTCATTTTACAGAAAACAGTCCCCCTCCCTCCTCCAAGTCTTGAGCAGCAGCTCTGCTAGGACACAACTAGAGCGTTCCTTGGAGCTAGTCTAAAGTCCTGTCCAAGTAAGTAAAACGCATGAGCTTTGTATTTGTCCCATTCCTTTTCTGCTTAGTAGTGTTGGTCCAACTTGGGGTTGctctaatagtttttttttttgtgtaccCCAGATACGTTACAGCTTCTTAATCTATTGTGGTGCTGTGTGAGTTGCTGTTAGGGCTCTCGTTTCCTTTAGCCCTCTTTCtctcaggtaagggaagctagggtttcactttttttaagttgttttgcTTGTTCCTATTTCGTTTGGCTAAGTTTGATTAGTGTTTTGTGGAATATAAGTCAAGATCGGGTGTATTTCcaagttaggggttcaaatattcataaaactgtgatatttgacgttatATCTCGTATTTTGGAAGCGTCGGGTGGTCGCTGGGCGAGTGATTGGTCGTTGGGCGAATGTGTCATTTTTTTGATATGcgtagttttagtaaaattgactttccgactcattaaccgttggattaaGCTCAAATTTGgacatttggttcataacatgctattttgtggtttgaccggttggatcgtcgattagatgtctgtagcttgagaaatgtgtcacgcattactggaatgattttggttttgtgataataaatttatttaggaattttggtgtaagaattatggttgtgtgttgtgcttgattgtatggaattgcaggtacttaaatgttggcactcatttatttaggatgaatactattttgtgatatatgtatgtcatggtatgcatttataaagtatgagattaaatgaaatcttgttatgttgagtatgaaatggaaaacatgacttgTTTGATTGGTGGTGGTTTGGCATGAGAATTGAATGCTTGATATGGCATGTGGattttgttggtaaaagagtttcaagggaaactcttgatgatggtggttagtgtataccttgatataggagatgtctagataaaggaaggtatcctgaactctaataatcgttcacgctcacatagagtagaataatttatgtagtgagagtggcaggaggtcctagtcttgggacatattgggcccaagacattagaggattaaccctgtgtgtggttgggtgataaccccttgcgtctagactttgtagagtttagaaaccagcacaggtgcatacttcctttagaattctatatcaagagtatgattTGGATATTGAGTTAGAGAGTCATTTAATTGTTTGCTTTCACATGTTTTGGGTGCTTATTGCTTTGCTTGTCTATAACCTGTTTTATAATCTGCTTgcttaataacattttaaatattttactctagcttaccctttctctttgtgtctgttctcttctttggctttttccttttgcaatgatcaccaaatccttgctgggagcagatgtggagaCTCTTGGTGATCGTGATGTTGGCGGGGAGGCTGCGATGTAGTTAGGCTTCCTAGATCCTTTATTGCTCATTGTTGAGCCTTTCTTCTTGTGTACTGTTATCTTGTAGTTTCTTGCTCTTTGAGCAAATTTCCAATTTAATCTAATTTGAGTTTAGATTCTATTCAAGGCATTGTATTGTGTCTTTGGGTTTCCATTCCAGTATAATGTGGGATAACTGAAAAAGGTTAATTCTAAATATACTTTATGTCGATGCCCTATTTGATATTATAAACATGCGGCGTtctatttatttgaattattcaattaaattgggacgttacatgcaacgttaaaaaaaaaaactaaaggtGAAGTCATTATATAAGACGACAACTTCACTATTAGATCTGCAGAAACCAGACTTCACCATGACaacactgctttttcaaaaaaaaaaaaaggaaatcgGTTaggggaggacgacttcacttttaatGTCGTCCTCTCCACGACAACTTAAcccatttttcttttacaaaaaaattcaaaattcatggTCAAAAAATGAcccagaaataaaaataaaaaccaaaaataacatatttaacccttacaaataatataaattttataaaaaatattcgatGACTtgtaatttatataaacttaaaaaataacataatttgtttataacgtaaatgtaatatttaattaatgatttagttttctaatttattattttgttataacgtaaataaaataataagagtaGGTATCGTTAAtaattcattaatattaattaaacatttcattacgatatctataaataaaatactactaAACATCAATGGTGTGAAAAATCTTTATTATTCTGTtggaatttttgtttttgtttgattttgcaATTGTAAAGAATCTGTTTGAGTGTGAAtctttatatctttttttattgtaCAAGTAATTGTTTGGgtctatttttgtaaattaagatatgtttcttttataaaagttGGGCGgtcttattatttctttttcaaatcatctttattattatatttgttattgttaataaaacaaataatattttaattttaaaataataaatatttcaaaaaaaaagtaaaacataaaataatatagcaTGAGACAGAAAAGGTAATAGCAATGCTAATGGTGTATGATTAGTTAGAGCAACAGAAACGAGGTAACACACTTTATTGACCACTTATTGATTGTTAGTGATTAGACATTTGAGTGATATCTTCGACCCACAGAAAAGACACACaaaaaagaacataaataaaaagaaaatatgactaattcatttcactttttcacGTCCATTATTTCTATGTTTTTACCATTATTTCTATGTTTTGTCATTTTTTGCcagtaattaaatcaatttcataaaagaaaatggcATACAATTTTGTGATAATTATACAGTGTTGAAATTTTGTGATATCCTTACAATATCAAAATTGTGTCATTTGTGATAACTTTgcattgttaaaattttatgaatgagGCTTTTCTACTCCACATTTAGGGTGTGTTTGCTTGGTAGGATAGATTTAAGAGAGAGTATGAAGATAGATTTGGATAGATTTAAGAGAGAGTgtaaagatgaatttgtgttgatttgagtatatgcatatatattttttaagtggatttagaagataaaaagagtggatttggagatgaattttgtaaaaattagtgagtgatttgattgatgtaatagattaaaaaaaagttttaattgataaaaatttgaaaattactaaaatatcctTAAtggtaaaaacaaaattaaatgataattagatgaattaaaaatattaaaatttaacaatatagtaattattattaattattatatatatttttattattattaattaattataaaaattattatacatattttcaaACCATCCTCAGGATGAACCGTCAACTTTTTGTGTGAG from Vigna unguiculata cultivar IT97K-499-35 chromosome 8, ASM411807v1, whole genome shotgun sequence encodes:
- the LOC114194993 gene encoding uncharacterized protein LOC114194993; translated protein: MQPAYHVNLDSNQNFSIVMNSVKENPSIPIKSLIAEIKNRFGYSISYDKAWNGKQKAFAKEFEDWEEPYNELPRWYQAVQESNLGTIIQCTGPPVVVSGQPDPSCYIMEHVFRSFGPCIQGFNYCKPVVQVDGI